A stretch of Crossiella cryophila DNA encodes these proteins:
- the hisB gene encoding imidazoleglycerol-phosphate dehydratase HisB, protein MNRIARVERTTKESSIVVELDLDGAGKVDIETGVPFYDHMLHALGSHAAFDLTVRATGDTHIDAHHTVEDTAIVLGQALRQAIGDAAGVRRFGDAWIPMDETLAHAAIDLSGRPYCVHTGEPELLAGFTIGNNYPTVLNRHVFESLAFHARIALHVRVIHGRDPHHITEAQYKAIARALRAAVEPDPRISGIPSTKGVL, encoded by the coding sequence GTGAACCGGATCGCCAGGGTCGAGCGGACCACCAAGGAGTCCTCGATCGTGGTCGAACTCGACCTCGACGGGGCGGGCAAGGTCGACATCGAGACCGGTGTCCCCTTCTACGACCACATGCTGCACGCGCTCGGCTCGCACGCCGCCTTCGACCTGACCGTGCGCGCCACCGGCGACACCCACATCGACGCGCACCACACCGTCGAGGACACCGCGATCGTGCTCGGCCAGGCCCTGCGCCAGGCCATCGGCGACGCGGCCGGGGTGCGCCGCTTCGGCGACGCCTGGATCCCGATGGACGAGACCCTCGCGCACGCCGCGATCGACCTGTCCGGGCGGCCCTACTGCGTGCACACCGGCGAACCGGAGCTGCTCGCCGGGTTCACCATCGGCAACAACTACCCGACCGTGCTGAACCGGCACGTGTTCGAGTCGCTGGCCTTCCACGCCCGGATCGCCTTGCACGTCCGGGTGATCCACGGCCGGGACCCGCACCACATCACCGAGGCCCAGTACAAGGCCATCGCCAGGGCACTGCGCGCGGCGGTCGAACCCGACCCGCGGATCTCCGGAATCCCGTCCACGAAGGGCGTGCTGTAA
- a CDS encoding transketolase family protein — MREVFANTVTAAMDTDPRIAVVLAEISRDAFAPAARRHPDRVINVGIREQLMVSVGGGLALAGMRPVVHTYGPFLVERPFEQIKLDLGHQDVGALLVSIGGSYDDPVWGRTHQVPGDVALFDTLPGWTVHSPGHPAELPALLEPALAGDDLVYLRLSTRANARPYAEGPGFTTLRRGRRGVVLAVGTTADAVLAATEGQDVTVLYAATVRPFDGAGLRAAVEQLDRPDVVLVEPYLRGTSALPVADALRRQPHRLLSLGVSRDSEVRAYGTPEQHDVVHGLDAGGIAKAVREFLG; from the coding sequence ATGCGTGAGGTGTTCGCGAACACCGTCACCGCCGCCATGGACACCGATCCGCGGATCGCGGTCGTGCTGGCCGAGATCTCCAGGGACGCCTTCGCCCCCGCCGCGCGGCGGCACCCGGACCGGGTGATCAACGTGGGCATCCGGGAGCAGCTCATGGTCAGCGTCGGCGGCGGCCTCGCGCTGGCCGGGATGCGGCCGGTGGTGCACACCTACGGCCCGTTCCTGGTCGAGCGGCCGTTCGAGCAGATCAAACTGGACCTCGGGCACCAGGACGTGGGCGCGCTGCTGGTCAGCATCGGCGGCTCCTACGACGACCCGGTGTGGGGCCGCACCCACCAGGTGCCCGGCGACGTGGCGCTGTTCGACACCCTGCCCGGCTGGACCGTGCACAGCCCCGGCCACCCCGCCGAGCTGCCCGCCCTGCTCGAACCCGCGCTGGCCGGGGACGACCTGGTCTACCTGCGCCTGTCCACCCGCGCCAACGCCCGGCCCTACGCCGAGGGACCGGGATTCACCACGCTGCGCCGGGGACGCCGGGGCGTCGTCCTCGCCGTGGGCACCACCGCGGACGCCGTGCTGGCCGCCACCGAGGGCCAGGACGTGACCGTGCTCTACGCGGCCACCGTCCGCCCCTTCGACGGCGCGGGCCTGCGCGCCGCGGTCGAGCAGCTCGACCGGCCCGATGTGGTGCTGGTCGAGCCGTACCTGCGCGGCACCTCGGCGCTGCCGGTCGCCGACGCGCTGCGCCGCCAGCCGCACCGGTTGCTGTCGCTGGGAGTCAGCCGGGACAGCGAGGTCAGGGCGTACGGGACACCCGAGCAGCACGACGTGGTGCACGGACTGGACGCAGGCGGTATCGCCAAGGCCGTCCGCGAGTTCCTTGGCTAG
- the hisH gene encoding imidazole glycerol phosphate synthase subunit HisH: MTSVVVLDYGFGNIRSAERALRRVGAQVEVTADPRVAQAADGLVVPGVGAFGACMAGLRKVHGEKVIGQRLAGGRPVLGICVGLQILFEKGVEHGTEAEGCGEWPGTVERLTAPVLPHMGWNTVRAPAESTLFAGLDEETRFYFVHSYGVREWTLDPEPPLPKPLVTWAHHGEDFVAAVENGPLCATQFHPEKSGDAGAHLLENWLKSVV; the protein is encoded by the coding sequence GTGACCAGCGTCGTTGTACTGGACTACGGATTCGGCAACATCCGCTCCGCCGAACGCGCCCTGCGCCGGGTCGGCGCCCAGGTCGAGGTGACCGCCGACCCCAGGGTGGCCCAGGCCGCCGACGGGCTCGTGGTGCCCGGCGTCGGCGCGTTCGGGGCCTGCATGGCCGGACTCCGCAAGGTCCATGGCGAGAAGGTCATCGGGCAGCGGCTGGCCGGTGGCAGGCCGGTGCTGGGGATCTGCGTGGGACTGCAGATCCTGTTCGAGAAGGGCGTCGAGCACGGCACCGAGGCCGAGGGCTGCGGGGAGTGGCCGGGCACGGTCGAGCGGCTCACCGCGCCGGTGCTGCCGCACATGGGCTGGAACACCGTGCGCGCACCGGCCGAGTCCACCCTGTTCGCCGGGCTGGACGAAGAGACCCGGTTCTACTTCGTGCACTCCTACGGCGTGCGCGAGTGGACCCTGGACCCCGAACCGCCGCTGCCGAAGCCGCTGGTCACCTGGGCGCACCACGGCGAGGACTTCGTGGCCGCGGTGGAGAACGGGCCGCTGTGCGCCACCCAGTTCCACCCGGAGAAGTCCGGGGACGCCGGGGCGCACCTGCTGGAGAACTGGCTCAAGTCCGTCGTTTAA
- a CDS encoding MerR family transcriptional regulator, with the protein MLSIGDFARHGHVSVRMLRHYDQLGLLTPDRVDQVTGYRYYRVDQLSRLNRVIALKDLGFTLDQVRSILDEQVDAAELRGMLRLRRTELAADIAAARQRLNQVEARLRIIESEGRMPSTDVVVKNLPAVRIAELTGTAADFAPGSISPVIGPLYDRLFAALGKAGLQPVGPTIAYYELPEGEDGPILIHAGVPVNTEAAPGQEFAIVDLPEVRQAATLVHHGSMMEIGGPFQALAKWVETNGYRPAGPSREFYLVAGPEHDQADWVTELQQPLVPA; encoded by the coding sequence ATGTTGAGTATCGGAGACTTCGCCAGGCACGGACACGTGTCCGTCCGCATGCTGCGGCACTACGACCAGCTCGGCCTGCTCACCCCGGACCGGGTGGACCAGGTCACCGGCTACCGCTACTACCGGGTCGATCAGCTGTCCCGGTTGAACCGGGTGATCGCGTTGAAGGACCTGGGTTTCACCCTGGACCAGGTGCGCTCGATCCTGGACGAGCAGGTGGACGCGGCCGAGTTGCGCGGGATGCTGCGGTTGCGCCGGACCGAGCTGGCCGCGGACATCGCGGCGGCCCGGCAGCGGCTGAACCAGGTCGAGGCGAGGCTCCGCATCATCGAGAGCGAGGGGCGCATGCCCAGCACCGACGTCGTCGTCAAGAACCTGCCCGCGGTCCGCATCGCCGAGCTGACCGGCACCGCCGCGGACTTCGCGCCGGGCAGCATCAGCCCGGTGATCGGCCCGCTGTACGACCGGCTGTTCGCGGCCCTTGGCAAGGCCGGGCTGCAGCCGGTGGGCCCGACCATCGCCTACTACGAGCTGCCCGAGGGCGAGGACGGCCCGATCCTCATCCACGCCGGGGTCCCGGTGAACACCGAGGCCGCACCCGGCCAGGAGTTCGCCATCGTGGACCTGCCCGAGGTGCGCCAGGCCGCCACCCTGGTGCACCACGGCTCGATGATGGAGATCGGCGGCCCGTTCCAGGCCCTGGCCAAGTGGGTGGAGACCAACGGCTACCGCCCGGCCGGACCGTCCAGGGAGTTCTACCTGGTGGCCGGGCCCGAGCACGACCAGGCCGACTGGGTCACCGAACTGCAGCAGCCGCTCGTCCCGGCCTGA
- a CDS encoding PPOX class F420-dependent oxidoreductase yields the protein MTSDLRSAKYLLLTTFRRDGTAVDTPVWVVAEGELLYAWSNASAGKIKRLRRDGAVRVAPCTVRGSQTGPAVPATATLVDAEHTAKVVRMINKKYGLIGRLTTLRANPAAGRTIGIRIELDPRTEPARPDELG from the coding sequence GTGACCAGCGATCTGAGGTCGGCCAAGTACCTGCTGTTGACCACCTTCCGCCGGGACGGCACCGCGGTGGACACCCCGGTCTGGGTGGTCGCCGAGGGCGAGCTGCTCTACGCCTGGTCCAACGCCTCGGCCGGCAAGATCAAGCGGCTCCGGCGGGACGGCGCGGTGCGGGTGGCGCCGTGCACGGTGCGCGGCAGCCAGACCGGGCCCGCGGTGCCCGCGACGGCGACGCTGGTCGACGCCGAGCACACCGCGAAGGTGGTGCGGATGATCAACAAGAAGTACGGGCTGATCGGCCGACTGACCACGCTGCGGGCCAATCCGGCGGCCGGGCGGACCATCGGGATCCGGATCGAGCTGGACCCGCGGACCGAACCGGCCCGGCCGGACGAGCTGGGCTAG
- the priA gene encoding bifunctional 1-(5-phosphoribosyl)-5-((5-phosphoribosylamino)methylideneamino)imidazole-4-carboxamide isomerase/phosphoribosylanthranilate isomerase PriA, with protein MTFTLLPAVDVAEGKAVRLVQGEAGTETSYGEPWQAALAWQDGGAEWIHLVDLDAAFGRGSNRELVADVVGRLDVKVELSGGIRDDASLRAALATGCARVNLGTAALEDPVWCAKAIAEYGEQIAVGLDVRITAAGHRVAGRGWTTDGGDLWEVLARLDRDGCPRYVVTDVSKDGTLQGPNVDLLREVCARTDAPVIASGGISSVADLVALAELAPLGLEGSIIGKALYAGAFTLPEALAAVG; from the coding sequence GTGACGTTTACGCTGCTCCCGGCCGTTGATGTGGCCGAAGGCAAGGCTGTCCGCCTGGTCCAGGGCGAGGCAGGCACCGAGACCTCCTACGGCGAGCCGTGGCAGGCCGCGCTGGCCTGGCAGGACGGCGGCGCCGAGTGGATCCATCTGGTCGACCTGGACGCCGCCTTCGGGCGGGGCAGCAACCGCGAACTGGTCGCGGACGTGGTCGGGCGGCTGGACGTCAAGGTCGAACTCTCCGGCGGCATCCGCGACGACGCCTCGCTCAGGGCCGCGCTGGCCACCGGCTGCGCCAGGGTCAACCTGGGCACCGCCGCGCTGGAGGACCCGGTCTGGTGCGCCAAGGCCATCGCCGAGTACGGCGAGCAGATCGCGGTCGGCCTGGACGTGCGGATCACCGCCGCCGGGCACCGGGTGGCCGGCCGCGGCTGGACCACCGACGGCGGCGACCTGTGGGAGGTGCTGGCCCGGCTGGACCGCGACGGCTGCCCGCGCTACGTGGTCACCGACGTCAGCAAGGACGGCACCCTGCAGGGCCCCAACGTGGACCTGCTGCGCGAGGTCTGCGCCCGCACCGACGCCCCGGTGATCGCCTCCGGCGGCATCTCCAGCGTCGCCGACCTGGTCGCCCTGGCCGAGCTGGCCCCGCTGGGCCTGGAGGGCTCGATCATCGGCAAGGCGCTCTACGCCGGCGCGTTCACCCTGCCCGAGGCCCTCGCCGCGGTCGGCTAG
- a CDS encoding thiamine pyrophosphate-dependent enzyme, whose translation MTTPRAFAELPALIARMTGDEKHSAAANSTMDVLWVLYDRVLDVSPDRLDDPDRDRFYLSKGHGPMAFYAVLAAKGFLDESVVDDWTAFDSPLGQHPDRVLVPGAEISSGSLGHGLPLAVGTVLGLRAQGRTGVRVVVLVGDAELDEGSNHEAVALAGRLGLDQLTVVAVNNFSGTHGWPGGIADRFTVEGWAGRTVDGRDHEDLYAAFTTPHPGRPLVVEALIGLEGSE comes from the coding sequence ATGACCACACCGCGGGCCTTCGCCGAGCTGCCCGCGCTGATCGCCAGGATGACCGGCGACGAGAAGCACAGCGCCGCCGCCAACTCGACCATGGACGTGCTCTGGGTGCTCTACGACCGCGTCCTCGACGTTTCCCCGGACCGGCTGGACGACCCGGACCGGGACCGCTTCTACCTGTCCAAGGGCCACGGCCCGATGGCCTTCTACGCGGTGCTGGCCGCCAAGGGCTTCCTGGACGAGTCCGTTGTGGACGACTGGACCGCGTTCGACTCCCCGCTGGGCCAGCACCCGGACCGGGTCCTGGTGCCCGGCGCGGAGATCAGCAGCGGCTCCCTCGGCCACGGCCTGCCCCTGGCGGTGGGCACCGTGCTCGGCCTGCGCGCCCAGGGCCGCACCGGCGTGCGGGTGGTCGTGCTGGTCGGCGACGCCGAACTGGACGAGGGCAGCAACCACGAGGCCGTCGCACTGGCCGGACGGCTCGGCCTTGACCAGCTCACCGTGGTGGCGGTCAACAACTTCTCCGGCACGCACGGCTGGCCCGGCGGCATCGCCGACCGTTTCACCGTGGAGGGCTGGGCCGGTCGCACGGTGGACGGCCGGGACCACGAGGACCTGTACGCCGCGTTCACCACTCCGCACCCCGGGCGTCCGCTCGTGGTCGAGGCCCTGATCGGACTGGAGGGTTCGGAATGA
- the soxR gene encoding redox-sensitive transcriptional activator SoxR, translating into MEALPQWLTIGEVAERSGVPHTALRFYEEKQLVFSERSAGNQRRYHRSVLRRLAFIRAAQRVGLTLEDIQSALATLPEGRNPTKADWARLSSTWREELNARIEALQLLRDRLTGCIGCGCLSLRSCFLHNADDAMAAYGPGSPRLKPQVEGGR; encoded by the coding sequence ATGGAAGCCCTGCCCCAATGGCTGACGATCGGCGAGGTCGCCGAGCGCAGCGGAGTGCCCCACACCGCGCTGCGGTTCTACGAGGAGAAGCAGCTCGTCTTCTCCGAGCGGAGCGCGGGCAACCAGCGGCGATACCACCGGTCGGTACTGCGGCGACTGGCCTTCATCCGGGCCGCGCAACGGGTCGGCCTGACCCTGGAGGACATCCAGAGCGCGCTGGCCACCCTGCCGGAGGGCCGCAACCCGACCAAGGCGGACTGGGCCAGGCTGTCCAGCACCTGGCGGGAGGAGCTGAACGCCCGGATCGAGGCGCTGCAACTGCTCCGGGACCGGCTCACCGGCTGCATCGGCTGCGGCTGCCTGTCCCTGCGCTCCTGTTTCCTGCACAACGCCGACGACGCGATGGCCGCCTACGGCCCTGGTTCGCCCCGGCTGAAGCCGCAGGTGGAGGGCGGGCGTTGA
- the hisF gene encoding imidazole glycerol phosphate synthase subunit HisF gives MSVAVRVIPCLDVDRGRVVKGVNFTNLVDAGDPVALATAYDAEHADELTFLDVTASSGNRETTYDVVRRTAEQVFIPLTVGGGVRSVEDVDKLLRAGADKVSFNTAAIARPELLREASVRFGAQCVVLSVDARRVPEGGKPTPSGFEVTTHGGRTGTGIDAVEWSARGQELGVGEVLLNSMDADGTKAGFDLELIRAVRKVIDVPLIASGGAGAVEHFPPAVAAGADAVLAASVFHFGQLRISEVKDALRAAGVTVR, from the coding sequence ATGTCCGTCGCTGTTCGTGTCATCCCCTGCCTGGACGTTGATCGGGGCCGGGTCGTCAAGGGCGTCAACTTCACCAACCTGGTCGACGCCGGCGACCCGGTGGCGCTGGCCACCGCCTACGACGCCGAACATGCCGACGAACTGACCTTCCTGGACGTCACCGCCTCCTCCGGCAACCGCGAGACCACCTACGACGTGGTCCGGCGCACCGCCGAGCAGGTCTTCATCCCGCTCACCGTCGGCGGCGGTGTGCGCAGCGTGGAGGACGTGGACAAGCTGCTGCGCGCGGGCGCGGACAAGGTCAGCTTCAACACCGCCGCCATCGCCCGCCCCGAACTGCTGCGCGAGGCATCCGTTCGCTTCGGCGCCCAGTGCGTGGTGCTGTCCGTGGACGCCCGCCGGGTCCCCGAGGGCGGCAAGCCCACCCCGTCCGGCTTCGAGGTCACCACGCACGGCGGCCGCACCGGCACCGGCATCGACGCCGTCGAGTGGTCCGCCCGCGGCCAGGAACTCGGCGTCGGCGAGGTCCTGCTCAACTCCATGGACGCCGACGGCACCAAGGCCGGCTTCGACCTGGAACTGATCCGCGCGGTCCGCAAGGTCATCGACGTGCCGCTGATCGCCAGCGGCGGCGCGGGCGCGGTCGAGCACTTCCCACCCGCGGTGGCCGCCGGCGCCGACGCGGTGCTCGCCGCCAGCGTCTTCCACTTCGGCCAGCTGCGCATCAGCGAGGTCAAGGACGCCCTGCGCGCAGCCGGGGTGACCGTCCGATGA